The stretch of DNA GgaattaagtatatatgttcaGTCACAATATCATGGAAATAAAAGCAAAAGCATACCAGGTACCACTTTACAAGCACATTGCTGACCTGTCTGGAAAAACCAACCCAACACTTCCTGTTCCCGCCTTCACTGTAATAAGTGGTGGAAAACATGCGGGGAGTACTCTGGCCATTCAGGTAAAGTTTCTTTTGTAGTTTAGTTTCTTAGACATTCTCATTAGCGTTCTGCCAATCTTGCCTCCATTAGGCTTGTGTTCCTTATATCTAATAAAGTAATGAATAGTGAAATTAAATGACAAATGAATATGGAAATATTACATTGCATTTCAAATCAATAGTAAAATAACCTGGGTCTCATACATTTTTATGGTAACTAGCTTATACATTTTCATTGTAACCAACACAGATTTAATCATTTAGGGCATAACTTTAGCaatttgttgtgttttattttgttctttattttcaGACCTTCTAAGCAGATATAATTTCCTATGTTATTTGGACCCTTTATTTCTTCTATAATTCGTATTAGGAAATCATGGTTCTCCCAATTGGAGCAAGCAAATTTGAGGAAGCACTGAGAATGGGTACTGAGACCTATCATCACTTAAAGGTGGTTTTGCttgatttcttcttttatttttattctatccTATTGCTTTTACTTTCTGTCTTTAGGGATCTTTTCTTTTAACTGCACTCATTAGTATGTTCCCGAGCTAGAAACATATCAAGTTTAGCTGCATGGGATTTGGTTAGATTGTTGTTTAGCAGGCTTACAACGTTTAGATTTTATTCTATTACTAGTACTGGTACTACTATAGTTTTTATGTTTGGTTTTTCTCACAATTTGGTGGTATTTGGTCTTCATTGATTTAGAAATCCAATCTGCCATTTCCCATCTCATTCACATGTTTTTCCATCAATAATGGatcaaagaatattaataatCACTTGCAGATGTCATGTTAAAGCtgatacatttatttattgttgatgACAAAAGGGCAGGCTGTCATTACAGAAAAATCTGGTGCACATAACTGTAATGTTGGTGAAGATGGTGGCTATGCTCCTAATATCTCCAGGCAAGCtttctattttattgaattatttgaCATCAACAGcttttggaaatgatttacgTTAACTACAACAAAGCCTTTTTCCACTTTTTAGTCAGTTATGTGGATCACATGGCACCATAAATTTCTATGAAGTTCTTAACTGTTAAATGAATAGCATAAAATAGGGGAAAAGTCTCCATTTtagaaggaaagaaagaaagcaaaAAATCTCTCCAAAAACTGCtgtatattgtattttatcGAATATAATTTCACTTTTTGTTCTACTGgtgtaattttaatttctctaaCTGTACATTGTCATTTGTTGGATACATGGATGTGATATCTCTATTCCTTAGAAATCTGTGATAAGCTTGTGatgaaaataacttatttttattttcctcttAAACTAGCATTTTATTTTAGTCAACATATTTGAACTGCGgcatgtttttaataaaagtgaGAGTGCTAAGGCATCACTATGTTGTTTGCCAAAGTGTTGTATGtgataattattatgttttcttctacATGGTAAAAGATTGCTATGTTTTATGATTGCCATTTGTATTTTAGGATCACTAAACCAGCTAGTTTCCTATGTGTACGAATACTTTTAAATTCAGgtgaaatataaacatataactTAGAATCTAAAGTGTGCAgatttaaatagaaaaagaagtggTTTGAAGTTACAAAATACATATGCAGAATTAATTCCATAGAATTTCGactgtaaatttaaaataagatgaGTGACAAGTCATTGTTGAAGAGAGACTACATTAATAGATTAAGTTACTCTCATGTGAGTACActctaaaaattaatattaatgggTGGGTTTTATTAATCTTATCttacatgttttttattattattaatgttattttcagCTAACTATTTAGATCTTTAAGCAACTAAAGATTCAATGTCaaatttgtatgtttttttaaatatcaaattaatacaTATTCATGAAATTTTTACCTGGCTAATCTCGTTATAGAAGTATTTCTCAACTCTAATAGCATTACTTTTGAAggtctttttattttatttctattttttagcTGACTGTATTTAAGTATCAACAGCTTTAGAGAAGCCCTGGATCTTGTTAAGGAGGCCATTAGCAGAACTGGTTATAACGACAAAATAAAGATAGCTCTTGATGTTGCTGCTACAAATTTTTGCATAGGTAAGCATAAGTTTCTAtccttttttacttttagaTTCTTGAGAAGATAGAATTTGGTGATACTAGCTTACTTGAATATTgcttattgttattataatttgacTGTTGCAGCAGTGCTTTGCTAACTGTTTTACTGTATAGTTTACTTTCTAAGAgatgtaaaaataacatattatctCCAAATAATACTTCAATCATGGCTATAATTCCAGTTAGGGATATGCCATTTTCAACTTGGATTCTGAATCTTGTTATTCAAGTATTACATGACCTGGTATGTgataattgttatttatttggATAGGAGGGGGAGTTACAGGGTAAccacttttaatttattcaatttagagAGCTAAATAAGGGTTTGAAAGAGTAAGAGATAGACTTTAAAAGTGGTATAGGATGACCATGGGTGATTGTTATGAATTTCAATCTCAAAAGAGCCCgttattgatttttttgtcATGCATGatcattttaatgttttatttttaactaatactTTAGCCTGTTCAGTGCATAGGATGAATGGTTATTTTATACAActaaatttacaataaataaatatttttcataaaatttatattataataattaaatttcataacaaataaatacttttaaacataaaaattatatctttagatttttttataagcaaattaaattatgatactgggttattttaatttaatttagaaataaatttgaaaaatataaatactgtTAAAAGATATCCTTAACCTCTCTTGTTGAAGAATAGTTCCTAAAAATACTCTTATTCAAGATAACTATTCTATTTTATATAGAGAGGATATTAATACTATGCTTGATAGTTAACTTATGAGCATAGCTACTGCAATATGTTACAATATTTCACTATTGactgttttcttcttttcctcaCCTCATGTTGTTAAAAACCCCTTCTACTTTTTGGGCTCCTTTTACCTTTGAATAAATTTGACCAGGTTTTGCCGTCTTTTAGATATGCTTTTTCCCTCTTATAGGTAAAAGATATGATCTAGATTTTCAATCTCCTCAAAAATCTGGACAGAATTTTAAGTCAGCGGAGGATATGATACAGTTGTACAAGGAACTATGCTCGGGTACACCATTTTATCTTAAGATTTGCTTATCGGGAATGTTATCATTTATTCAGCATGTGCTTTGtgtttattttggatttttctttttgaattcgTAGAATACCCTATTGTGTCAATAGAAGATCCATTTGACAAGGAAGATTGGGAACATATCAAGTATATCTCAAATCTTGGGATTTGTCAGGTATTAGTTTTTTCTTagaattttaatcaattaatattttgtttgagttAATGTCAATTCATTCTCTGTATAGTTAATTTGTTTAGCAAAGATTGTACCATGCAGTAGGCTTTACCATTTTGGAGTTTGcacaatgttttaaattataacagtgtacatttttaataaaaaatagtaacaaaTTGATTGTTAGTATATCAATGCCTTATTACAGAAATTGGCTTCTGATTGTgtagttttttctttatatgGTTGCAGATTGTTGGGGATGATCTCTTGATGTCAAATGCAAAACGCATTGAGAAAGCAATAACTGAGTCTGCCTGTAATGCCCTCCTACTTAAGGTAACTTTTGTGACTTGAATAACTTTGAAGTATTTTGTTTTGCCTGACGAAAaattatacacacacacacacgcgcacacacacacacacacacatatatatatatatatatatataatatatatatataatatatatataatatatatatatatatatatatatatgatgtttttgtttttaaatattacataCTAAACTCCATTGTTTATGGAATGGAAGCAATCCTGTTTCAGAATTAAGTTGAGGGGTTAATATCCACAGATATTGGAAAAAGTTGATTCTCGAGAAAATGGAAGTTCATAAATAGCAAAGCTAGGTTTTGTAAAGGAAGAGAAATGTAAACACAGTTTGCCCgtaattttttgaataattacCTGGTTAAGCATTTCATCAACTAGATTATCCACTATATCTTTTTCAATAGTGGAGTACCTAAGGTCTCATGTTGAAAGGAATGGAACCTTCCTTTAAAGGAATTTCCATAATCAGGCCTAATTCTACAAGGTGGTAGGTCCTAGGTCTTTTGGCTCAGCAAATATGTCCCTGAATTCTGTGATGAGATAATCTATCTCAACTGGTAAATTGAGAATTTCTGCATTAGTAGAGTTCAGCAGGCACGTAGGAACTTCAAAAGGATTGGCAGACGTGttcaaatataaaatcacaattgggccccTTGCTGGATTGAATCAGTAAaggttttattattaatatctttttgCTTTAAGGGTTGGCTTCCCTCAAAATAAACCGTTTTCCTTCAACGGTAAATTCCATTTGCAGCTTCTTAAGTCTCACGTGATTGGACTTAAGTTGGACAGCCATTGAAATCTTTGAACCAAATCACAACACCCCAAAGGTAATACCATCGCATCAGaagtaaatttgtaattttgttgtTGCCAAAGAAAATGTCTACAGGTATTTTGAGCATTTCAAGTCCCATCAGCAACGGTAATTGAAAGGGGTTTTATAGATTCCAATTTTGCGTCCTAATTTCTTAGCAAGATGAAAGATCCAGGTCTAAGAAGTTATGTGTGCTACTactgttaattaaaatttgccTAACTTGTTATAAAGACCACTTAACCTCATAGTTTGATAATTAGGCGTCCAGACAAAGCGATGGACAAATGAGATTTGTCCCCATTAGTAGTGGTCACAATTGTCACTCCATTTCTTTCTATTAGCTCTATCTCTTCATCCTTTGGTTCTTCATCATCCATTTCCATCAACATCTAAGATTTCTTATGTTTTAGTTGGTGAGATGGTGTACATGGCTCGTCAGAAAACATACGGAAAGTTCTTGCCTCCTTGGAGTCTTACCAATCTGAAATTTAGTTGTATGTGTTTGATATTTGAATACCACAACACAACTGTTAGATTTGTTGACTTCTACCATGGATTTAAAGAGTGAACTATTTGGGTGGCTGTGAAACCAACACATATAAGCAGTGACAGCTACAAACgcacaaaaggttgaaaaagaaaaagctgTAACTGACTTCTCTACTGCCCTATTTTAGTGATTGTGCATTCTCACATCAGCAAATTGCAATAGAAGAAATAAACCCCAAACAAAAGAGTTAACCTATAAagcgaaataaaaaaaaataacgtgCAAGCTACAGCATTGTTAGTATTACCATGTAAATGCCTGTAACATTGTCCGTGTACTTTTCTATAAATCATTTGGGAGAAGTTATTAATTCTCCTCTGCAGTTatccttctattttcttgaagaaaataaatattgaaatgtgATGATTTATTGTTGTAACCTAGGTCAACCAAGTTGGAACTGTTACAGAGGTCATTGACGTGGTGAAGCAGGCAAAGGAAGCACATTGGGGAGTGATAACATCCCATAGATGTGGCGAAACCATAGATTCTTTCATTGCTGATTTATCTGTTGGCCTTGCTTCTGGTGTGATTAAATCAGGTGCTCCTTGCAGAGGAGAGCGGCTAGAAAAGTACAATCAGGTGTCATTCTAATTCTTATGCTGATGATTTTACTGCATTATTGTCATGCTTCCAGATTATTTATCTACTTACATTCCCAACTCACCAGTTTATCGTAAGGTGTCTGTTTTCTTTGGTAGGTAGTATATTTTCAATATCAGTAGTGTACAGCTGGTGGTTTTACAACCTGTAAATTTTGTTCAATGCTGCTTGTCAATATGCCAATTTGCTCTGTTTATTTTCGCGATAGCAGTAATACCTGTAAATGTTATTCCTCGAGTCTCCTCATTCTATCTGTCTTGATGGTGAAATTTGTGGCATTTGTAGAtgtttctttattctttatgaTAAATTGCATGTTAAAAGTAATCTTGTGTAGGCTTGCTTTGCCCCTTAAAGACTTCATTCAACCAATGATATATTACTTTATCCGTAAATGTTTATTTGGCTTGAAGTTTTTGCAAAACTTCAccttgaaatattttttttaacgcAATTTCTGCACTTCTTTTAAATAGTAAGCAGTTTCGAGTTTTTATTAAGATGTTAACTACAAGAAACATAGGGATTACCTGAGGTTCTTTTGTTTTCCTTAGAATATTCATCTTTACAATCCTTGTTGATGTTGCTTGATCCGCTCGTAACTAACAGAATTTTCAATCAgcttttttagtttgttttatttaggtttctcttaaaagaaaaaactaggTCATTAACAATAT from Vigna unguiculata cultivar IT97K-499-35 chromosome 8, ASM411807v1, whole genome shotgun sequence encodes:
- the LOC114194643 gene encoding cytosolic enolase 3, whose product is MSVQEYLDKHLLSRKLEDAVNAAVRAKTSDPVLFISNHMRKAVQSVITKVKARQILDSRGIPTVEVDLHTNKGVFRASVPSGNSTGMYEAVELRDGDKGVYLGNGVAKAVKNINDKISEALVGMDPTLQSQIDQAMIDLDKTEKKGELGANAILAVSIAACKAGAAEKEVPLYKHIADLSGKTNPTLPVPAFTVISGGKHAGSTLAIQEIMVLPIGASKFEEALRMGTETYHHLKAVITEKSGAHNCNVGEDGGYAPNISSFREALDLVKEAISRTGYNDKIKIALDVAATNFCIGKRYDLDFQSPQKSGQNFKSAEDMIQLYKELCSEYPIVSIEDPFDKEDWEHIKYISNLGICQIVGDDLLMSNAKRIEKAITESACNALLLKVNQVGTVTEVIDVVKQAKEAHWGVITSHRCGETIDSFIADLSVGLASGVIKSGAPCRGERLEKYNQLLRIEEELGDHAVYAGEDWRQ